In Pseudomonas sp. GCEP-101, one DNA window encodes the following:
- a CDS encoding PAS domain-containing protein has translation MDPLKLLLDRGLLLSDSLTSQGRFIEVSAEQTDQLGYPPGSLDGQGAELIYTADSLNALMQLFASPPADERVQDLELTLIRHNGGLLPVLASGVLQWRDGEPARLHLVKMPLGPISRRLGELQSANEVMSQMLFSARVAYWCIEFAESVDVRETPDEIVRQVFENRSYWRLCNRAMANIYEMPADVDFSEQPVRLYWPRSPANEEFVRRLIEADFHVDGALSVDRRHDGSPAYVENDVRASIHNGRLLRMWGSLRDVSQELRMQHDAEQRIEALRRVFDAVPDAVLVIDEQAQPQWRNAAFEHTFGITRAAGLASTLNRMPLPERTWQVLDLPDQFGNYQSFNSHCSRILIREGEAWRVFVLRLANKATELHP, from the coding sequence ATGGACCCGCTGAAACTGCTGCTGGACAGGGGCTTGCTGCTGTCCGACAGCCTGACGTCCCAGGGACGCTTCATCGAAGTCTCGGCCGAGCAGACCGATCAGCTCGGCTATCCGCCCGGTTCGCTGGACGGCCAGGGCGCCGAACTGATCTACACCGCCGACTCGCTGAACGCGCTGATGCAGCTGTTCGCCAGCCCGCCGGCGGACGAGCGCGTGCAGGACCTGGAACTGACCCTGATCCGCCATAACGGCGGCCTGCTGCCGGTGCTCGCCAGCGGCGTGCTGCAATGGCGCGACGGCGAGCCGGCGCGCCTGCACCTGGTGAAGATGCCGCTGGGGCCGATCAGCCGGCGCCTGGGCGAGCTGCAGAGCGCCAACGAGGTGATGAGCCAGATGCTTTTCAGCGCGCGGGTGGCCTACTGGTGCATCGAGTTCGCCGAGTCGGTGGACGTGCGCGAGACGCCCGACGAGATCGTCCGCCAGGTGTTCGAGAACCGCTCCTACTGGCGCCTGTGCAACCGCGCCATGGCCAACATCTACGAGATGCCGGCCGACGTCGACTTCAGCGAACAGCCGGTGCGCCTGTACTGGCCACGCAGCCCGGCCAACGAAGAGTTCGTGCGGCGCCTGATCGAGGCGGACTTCCACGTCGACGGCGCGCTGTCGGTGGACCGCCGCCACGACGGCTCGCCGGCCTACGTGGAGAACGACGTGCGCGCCAGCATCCACAACGGCCGCCTGCTGCGCATGTGGGGCAGCCTGCGCGACGTCAGCCAGGAACTGCGCATGCAGCACGACGCCGAGCAGCGCATCGAGGCGCTGCGCCGGGTGTTCGACGCGGTGCCCGACGCCGTGCTGGTGATCGACGAGCAGGCCCAGCCGCAATGGCGCAACGCCGCCTTCGAACACACCTTCGGCATCACCCGCGCCGCGGGCCTGGCCTCGACGCTGAACCGCATGCCGCTGCCCGAGCGCACCTGGCAGGTGCTCGACCTGCCGGACCAGTTCGGCAACTACCAGTCCTTCAACAGCCACTGCTCGCGCATCCTTATCCGCGAGGGCGAGGCCTGGCGCGTCTTCGTGCTGCGCTTGGCGAACAAGGCGACGGAGCTTCATCCATGA
- a CDS encoding PilZ domain-containing protein — MRKHRRLTFRHIGQINVTNRLSGDPMGVVLDVSMGGLRLVTDGPLAPGSCYDMRLEIPVREDHTRSVDITAICQWSKKDAKNARFEQGFKLDRPSAAFTELVTSMSVSFNRSLLGRARLS, encoded by the coding sequence ATGCGCAAGCACCGTCGTTTGACCTTCCGCCACATTGGCCAGATCAACGTGACCAACCGCCTGAGCGGCGACCCCATGGGGGTGGTCCTGGACGTTTCGATGGGTGGGCTGCGGCTGGTGACGGACGGGCCGCTGGCGCCGGGCAGCTGCTACGACATGCGCCTGGAGATCCCGGTGCGCGAGGACCACACCCGCTCGGTGGACATCACCGCGATTTGCCAGTGGTCGAAGAAGGACGCCAAGAACGCGCGCTTCGAGCAGGGTTTCAAGCTGGACCGGCCGAGCGCCGCGTTCACCGAGCTGGTGACGTCGATGTCGGTGAGTTTCAACCGCAGCCTGTTGGGGCGGGCGCGGTTGTCGTGA